Below is a genomic region from Tumebacillus amylolyticus.
TTGTTAACCCCTATCATATTCCTCTTTGCAAAAAATGTCTATGCCTTCAGCGCTTGGTCGAGGTCGGCGATGATGTCTTCCACATCCTCGATGCCGACCGACAGACGGATCAGACCGTCGGTGACGCCCGATGCTTCGCGTTCTGCTTTGGGCATAATCGCGTGGGTCATCGACGCCGGGTGTTGGATCAGCGTATGAACGTCTCCGAGGGAAACGGCCAGATGCGCGAGTTTCACGTTGTTCATGACCGACTTGCCCTTCTCAAACGAACGCACAACAAACGACATCGTACCGCCGAATCCGCTCATCTGGCGCAGCGCCAGTTCATGTTGCGGGTGCGATTCGAGGCCCGGGTAGTAGACTTCTTCGACTTCCGGATGGCTTTCGAGGAACTTGGCGACGGCGAGGGCGTTTTTGTTATGCTGTTCCATGCGCAGAGCCAGCGTTTTGACACCGCGGTTGAGCAAGAACGCGTCAAACGGCCCCATGATCGGGCCGTGTTCCTTGAGCGTGCCGAACAGAGGTTTGATGATATCCGCGTAGCCGACTGCAATTCCTCCGACAACGTCTCCGTGACCGCCGATGTATTTGGTGGCCGAGTGGATGGAAACGTGAGCCCCGAGGTCGATGGGACGTTGGAAGTACGGCGACATGAAAGTGTTGTCGACGACGACTTTCATCTCGGTGCCCTGGGTCAGTTCGGAGATCGCGGCGATGTCGGCCATCTTCATCGTCGGGTTCGCCGGCGTTTCCAAGTAGATGACTTTGGTGTTCGGTTGGATCGCAGCTTTCACTTTCTCCACGTCGGAGGTGTCCACCCAGGTCGTTTCGACGCCGTACTTTTTGAACGTCTTTTCAAAAAGCGCAAACGTCGCGCCGTAGAGCGCATCGGCCGCCACGATGTGGTCGCCCGCTTTCAAGAGGTGCAGCATGACCGTCGAAATGGCCGCCATGCCGGAACCGAAGCAGAGGCCGGCTTCCGCGTTCTCCAGAGCGGCGATTTTCTCCGCGAGTGCATCGGTGTTCGGGTTGCCGAGACGGCTGTATTTGTAGCCCGGATCGGTGCCGCCAAATCGTGCGGCGCCTTGGTCTGCATCTTCAAATACGAACGTGGAAGTCTGGTAGATCGGCATGTTGTGCGAACCGGTGGTCGGGTCGACTTTGTGACCGGCGTGGAGAATGCGCGTGCTGTATCCCAATTTGTTGAAGTCATGTTTGCTCATCAAAAACAACTCCCTCTCTGTATCGCGTAGAAATAGTGTAACTTACGTGCGACGTTCTCAATCTGCCAATCGAATTTCTGTATAGCGGCGTCTCGCCTCGGGCACAGTAAGACT
It encodes:
- a CDS encoding trans-sulfuration enzyme family protein → MSKHDFNKLGYSTRILHAGHKVDPTTGSHNMPIYQTSTFVFEDADQGAARFGGTDPGYKYSRLGNPNTDALAEKIAALENAEAGLCFGSGMAAISTVMLHLLKAGDHIVAADALYGATFALFEKTFKKYGVETTWVDTSDVEKVKAAIQPNTKVIYLETPANPTMKMADIAAISELTQGTEMKVVVDNTFMSPYFQRPIDLGAHVSIHSATKYIGGHGDVVGGIAVGYADIIKPLFGTLKEHGPIMGPFDAFLLNRGVKTLALRMEQHNKNALAVAKFLESHPEVEEVYYPGLESHPQHELALRQMSGFGGTMSFVVRSFEKGKSVMNNVKLAHLAVSLGDVHTLIQHPASMTHAIMPKAEREASGVTDGLIRLSVGIEDVEDIIADLDQALKA